In Phacochoerus africanus isolate WHEZ1 chromosome 14, ROS_Pafr_v1, whole genome shotgun sequence, one genomic interval encodes:
- the HROB gene encoding homologous recombination OB-fold protein isoform X3, protein MACSLQKLFAVEEEFEDEDFLSAVENAENQFAGSGPVTTGCLRPVSSRPQEAAQARASGQLLPCPPAPSEAAPGLHRPTSSISWAIRGQPSTGTAPLGPVPTSSNWTGDQRVTLTEVLKEPARPQSSASRPQFTFKSQEQVICGFEGPEQDEFDKVLASMELDLGVSSEATGILPAWQREDSALAKKARVADLNRTCQEGPMSATHVTGIVSAQDEPPEPGVLCGTPQTHLRPGATASLPGPAASVVHAQQPHWQVSPEGPRLRAPLPLHAAGRPVQSIPQNRLPGPPFLFPNTCLSGTPHPPSPRTPSSSCATPSTTVFGLSPSRPFQPRAATSAVQSPASTPKGPRPSPVPQAALQTPIVTNHLVRLVTAASRTPQQPARPATRAKTRRFPGPAGLLPHQHSGKNLDDIMVSTPQTPTHGALAKLRTEVVTSSQASVEEDFGRGPWLAMKLSLGLDERDPTCFLCTYSIVMVLRKAALKQLPRNKVPSMAVMIKSLTRSAMDASVVFKDPTVGKMEAVSNPLPSHGPDQSLCCP, encoded by the exons ATG gcATGCAGTCTGCAGAAGCTGTTTGCAGTGGAAGAGGAGTTTGAAGATGAG GATTTTTTGTCTGCAGTGGAGAATGCAGAGAACCAGTTTGCTGGCTCGGGGCCTGTGACCACTGGGTGCCTGCGTCCTGTCTCTTCCCGGCCACAGGAGGCTGCACAGGCACGGGCTTCTGGGCAGCTGCTGCCATGTCCCCCTGCTCCTTCAGAGGCAGCCCCGGGGCTCCACCGTCCTACATCCAGCATATCCTGGGCCATCAGAGGTCAGCCTTCCACAGGAACAGCCCCCCTAGGGCCTGTCCCGACGTCTAGCAACTGGACTGGCGATCAAAGAGTGACACTGACAGAAGTGCTCAAAGAGCCAGCAAGGCCCCAGTCCTCAGCCTCCCGCCCCCAGTTCACCTTTAAGAGCCAAGAGCAGGTGATTTGTGGCTTTGAGGGGCCTGAACAAGATGAATTTGATAAGGTTCTGGCAAGCATGGAGCTGGACCTTGGAGTTAGCAGTGAGGCCACAGGAATCCTGCCTGCCTGGCAGCGGGAAGACTCAGCATTGGCTAAAAAGGCCCGGGTAGCTGATCTGAACAGAACTTGCCAAGAGGGGCCCATGTCTGCCACCCACGTCACTGGTATCGTGTCAGCCCAGGATGAGCCTCCGGAGCCTGGTGTCCTCTGTGGGACTCCTCAGACCCACCTGAGACCTGGTGCCACGGCTAGCCTTCCTGGCCCAGCTGCCTCAGTAGTTCATGCTCAGCAGCCCCACTGGCAAGTCTCTCCCGAAGGTCCCCGTCTTCGAGCACCCCTGCCTCTCCATGCTGCTGGCAGGCCCGTTCAGAGCATCCCTCAAAACCGGCTCCCAGGCCCGCCGTTCCTGTTTCCAAACACCTGCTTGAGTGGCACACCTCATCCTCCCAGCCCACGAACTCCCAGCTCAAGCTGCGCCACCCCCTCAACGACTGTTTTTGGATTGTCTCCTTCGCGGCCCTTCCAACCCCGGGCTGCAACGTCTGCTGTCCAGTCTCCTGCCAGCACCCCAAAGGGCCCCCGGCCCTCCCCCGTTCCTCAGGCCGCTCTGCAGACGCCCATAGTCACCAACCACCTGGTGCGGCTGGTCACTGCTGCCAGCCGGACTCCCCAGCAGCCCGCCCGCCCTGCCACCCGTGCCAAGACACGCCGCTTCCCTGGCCCCGCAGGGCTCCTGCCCCACCAG CACAGCGGGAAAAACCTGGACGACATCATGGTTTCCACGCCCCAGACTCCAACTCACGGTGCTCTGGCTAAACTCCGGACAGAG GTGGTTACTAGTTCCCAGGCGTCGGTGGAGGAGGACTTTGGACGAGGGCCCTGGCTGGCCATGAAGTTGTCTCTGGGCCTGGATGAGAGAGACCCCACCTGTTTCCTCTGTACCTACAGCATCGTCATGGTGCTGCGGAAG GCAGCCCTGAAGCAGCTTCCCAGAAACAAAGTCCCCAGCATGGCGGTGATGATCAAGTCCCTGACTCGGAGCGCAATGG